In one Alphaproteobacteria bacterium RIFCSPHIGHO2_01_FULL_41_14 genomic region, the following are encoded:
- a CDS encoding superoxide dismutase (SodB; iron binding; present under aerobic and anaerobic conditions; destroys free radicals), with amino-acid sequence MTIKLPDLPYALDALAPYISERTLSIHHGKHHQAYVTNLNKLILGTDLEHKDLQTIIKTAHQNPRLTGVFNNAAQVWNHTFFWHSLHPHGGGKPPQEVLHLIEKSFSSFDHFKEKFKEAALTQFGSGWAWLVKEGATLKIVKTSNAETPLTDPSLTPLLTCDVWEHSYYLDYQNRRPDYVDTFLDHLMNWSFVLKNLE; translated from the coding sequence ATGACCATAAAACTGCCTGATTTACCTTACGCTCTTGATGCGTTGGCGCCTTATATTTCAGAGAGAACTCTGTCTATCCACCATGGCAAGCATCACCAGGCGTATGTCACCAACTTGAACAAACTCATTTTGGGAACGGATCTTGAACACAAAGATCTCCAAACCATCATTAAAACCGCTCATCAGAACCCACGGTTAACGGGCGTATTCAACAATGCCGCCCAGGTGTGGAATCATACCTTTTTTTGGCACAGCTTGCATCCCCACGGCGGGGGCAAGCCACCTCAAGAAGTGCTGCACCTGATCGAAAAGTCTTTTTCCAGCTTTGATCATTTTAAAGAAAAGTTTAAAGAAGCTGCCCTGACGCAATTTGGCAGTGGGTGGGCCTGGCTTGTCAAAGAAGGCGCCACGCTGAAAATTGTGAAAACAAGTAATGCGGAAACGCCTTTGACAGACCCCAGCCTTACCCCTCTGCTGACATGTGATGTGTGGGAGCATTCTTATTATTTAGACTATCAGAACCGTCGACCTGACTATGTGGACACGTTTCTTGATCACTTAATGAACTGGTCGTTTGTTCTAAAGAATTTAGAATAA
- a CDS encoding addiction module antidote protein, HigA family, with protein MAKKLAPVHPGEILLEDFMEPLGLSCAELARKLDVPTNRISQVLQKKRNVSVDTALRLECFFGVSADTWLNLQQHYDLQIGKNTLWTQIKKVVKPNETAA; from the coding sequence ATGGCAAAAAAACTAGCCCCAGTCCACCCTGGAGAGATTCTTCTCGAAGATTTCATGGAACCTCTTGGATTGTCCTGTGCGGAGCTCGCGCGCAAGCTGGATGTTCCCACTAACCGCATTTCTCAAGTTCTTCAAAAGAAAAGAAATGTGAGTGTGGATACCGCCCTAAGACTTGAGTGTTTTTTTGGTGTCTCGGCAGATACATGGCTAAACTTACAACAACACTATGACTTACAAATAGGGAAAAACACCCTTTGGACACAGATTAAAAAAGTTGTTAAGCCTAACGAAACAGCAGCTTAG
- a CDS encoding cell division protein FtsA has product MAADTLTALDIGTTKVSCVIAEYDARTLKYHLMGAGSHASRGVKKGLITSIDDTENAILNAVHAAEKMASTTIQDVVVNISGQHLLSELLTLSIPLSAQAVTDDEINTLIRRASHVDAHHNFDVIHVFPLQYTLDSTQGIQDPRGMMGRTLAAKMHVITADQQVLKNVLHCVHRCHLNVRSVIASSVASGYATLTEDEMKMGVTLIDMGGDTTEISIFYQGNVIHTLSVPLGGLHITNDIAHGFNTSLAQAERLKTVYGSALETGEDDKVLMSFSRQGDEKPDARTVKKKYLTQVIKPRVEEIFQVIKARLESSNMYKIAGRRIVLTGGCSQLSSIKIMAAQILEKQVRLGHPLKIKGDPDVIANPSMSTATGLLDFAYQDWYHRRASSQHISAWSSMMSWVKENF; this is encoded by the coding sequence ATGGCCGCAGATACACTCACCGCTCTTGATATTGGAACCACAAAGGTCAGTTGTGTGATCGCCGAGTATGATGCCCGCACCCTTAAATATCATTTGATGGGCGCTGGGTCCCACGCGTCCCGAGGTGTTAAAAAGGGCCTCATCACCAGCATCGATGACACAGAAAATGCCATTCTGAATGCGGTGCACGCCGCCGAGAAAATGGCCTCCACCACCATTCAAGATGTGGTGGTTAATATTTCAGGTCAGCACCTGTTGTCCGAGCTGCTAACACTTTCCATCCCCCTCTCTGCCCAAGCTGTAACCGATGACGAGATTAACACGCTTATTCGACGCGCCAGCCATGTGGATGCCCACCACAACTTCGATGTGATCCATGTGTTTCCCCTGCAATATACCCTGGATTCTACCCAAGGAATCCAAGATCCCCGCGGGATGATGGGCCGCACCCTCGCCGCCAAAATGCACGTGATCACTGCCGACCAGCAAGTACTGAAAAATGTCTTACATTGTGTACACCGATGCCACTTGAACGTCCGGTCTGTGATTGCGTCGTCTGTGGCCTCTGGGTATGCGACCCTCACCGAAGACGAAATGAAAATGGGCGTCACGCTCATTGATATGGGAGGCGACACAACAGAGATTTCCATCTTTTACCAAGGCAATGTGATTCATACGCTTTCCGTTCCGTTAGGAGGATTGCATATTACGAACGATATTGCCCACGGCTTTAACACCTCTTTGGCCCAAGCCGAACGCTTGAAAACAGTGTATGGCAGTGCCCTTGAAACGGGGGAAGATGATAAAGTTCTCATGAGTTTCTCTCGCCAAGGAGATGAAAAACCTGACGCCCGCACGGTGAAGAAAAAATATTTAACTCAAGTTATTAAACCCCGCGTGGAAGAGATATTTCAGGTAATTAAAGCTAGACTGGAATCGAGCAACATGTATAAAATAGCAGGGAGAAGAATTGTTTTAACGGGGGGCTGCAGCCAGCTTTCAAGTATAAAAATAATGGCGGCCCAAATATTAGAAAAACAAGTACGGCTAGGGCATCCCCTTAAGATAAAAGGAGATCCTGACGTGATAGCAAATCCATCGATGTCCACCGCCACTGGACTTTTGGATTTTGCGTACCAAGATTGGTATCACCGCCGTGCCTCATCGCAACACATCTCTGCCTGGTCATCCATGATGTCTTGGGTAAAGGAAAATTTTTAA
- a CDS encoding translation initiation factor IF-1 — protein MAKEDLIEMEGEVFELLPNATFRVRLENGHEIIAHTSGRMRKHKIRVMLGDKVTVEMTPYDLTKGRITFRSK, from the coding sequence ATGGCAAAAGAAGATTTAATTGAAATGGAAGGAGAGGTCTTTGAGCTATTGCCCAATGCAACCTTTCGCGTGAGACTAGAAAATGGTCATGAAATCATTGCCCACACCTCGGGCCGTATGCGCAAACATAAAATTCGAGTTATGTTGGGGGATAAAGTGACCGTCGAGATGACCCCGTATGACTTAACGAAAGGGCGGATTACTTTCCGTTCAAAGTAG
- a CDS encoding UDP-N-acetylenolpyruvoylglucosamine reductase: MEKNLLNYLPQVRGRYQPQAPLGPQVWFRSGGPAEILFKPEDIADLEHFLKHIPPSIPVTVIGVGSNLLVRDKGVRGVVIKLGKGFNDIRVEGTTLTAGAAALDRTVALESAERGLSGFEYFVGIPGTIGGAIRMNAGAYGQEVKDHLISCEVINRSGERSTKMPLQLGFTYRSSTLSADDIVISATFQGTPGTPSTIHARLSKIMAEREATQPVRSRTGGSTFKNPLPQKAWELIDEAGCRGLTKGGAQISEKHCNFLINTGTATSADLESLAEDVRLRVKEKTGVSLQWEIKRIGVL; the protein is encoded by the coding sequence ATGGAAAAAAATCTCCTAAACTACCTGCCACAGGTGCGGGGACGGTATCAACCTCAAGCTCCCCTGGGGCCCCAGGTCTGGTTTCGCAGTGGTGGGCCAGCCGAGATTCTTTTCAAGCCAGAAGACATCGCCGATTTAGAACATTTTCTCAAACACATCCCCCCCTCTATTCCGGTGACGGTGATTGGAGTGGGCTCCAACTTGTTGGTCAGAGATAAAGGGGTGCGCGGGGTTGTCATTAAGCTTGGAAAAGGGTTTAATGACATAAGAGTTGAGGGAACCACTTTGACAGCCGGCGCTGCGGCGCTTGATCGCACTGTTGCGCTAGAGAGTGCAGAGAGAGGCTTGTCAGGATTCGAGTATTTTGTAGGAATTCCCGGCACCATAGGGGGAGCTATCAGGATGAACGCAGGCGCCTACGGCCAAGAGGTCAAGGATCATTTGATTTCCTGTGAGGTGATCAACCGATCGGGCGAAAGATCTACCAAGATGCCCCTTCAGCTAGGATTTACCTATCGCAGCAGCACTCTTTCCGCCGACGACATCGTGATTTCTGCCACTTTTCAGGGCACCCCGGGCACCCCCAGCACCATTCATGCCCGCCTCAGCAAGATTATGGCGGAGCGGGAAGCGACCCAACCCGTTCGCAGCCGCACCGGAGGCAGCACCTTTAAAAACCCTCTTCCCCAAAAAGCGTGGGAGCTGATCGATGAAGCCGGCTGTCGTGGTCTCACGAAAGGAGGGGCACAGATCTCGGAAAAACATTGTAACTTCCTTATAAACACTGGTACCGCCACCTCCGCAGATCTTGAATCTCTCGCTGAAGACGTGCGTCTTCGTGTCAAAGAAAAAACAGGCGTCTCCCTTCAGTGGGAAATTAAACGAATTGGAGTTCTTTGA